The following DNA comes from Mucisphaera calidilacus.
CAAAGCGTCCAGCCGCCCGCGTCGTCCCACTTGATCGGCGACTCGCTCCCCTCATCCGGGTCCACCAGCAGGTAGGCACGCCCGGTCATCGCGATCTTCCGCATCACGCCGACCGTGGCCACCAGCGGCACCGCAAAGAGCGACGCCGAACGATCCGCACGCCCCAGGCTGATCTCCTCAGGGTCCGCCAACGCCGACGACCCCACCAGAAGCGTCGCGATATCACGATCCGCCGGCTCCGTCAGACCGCTGATCACCGTCTGACTGAGCCGCAACGCACGCGGACGGCTCCAGCCACGCGCAATCGGCGTCTGCTGACGCAACTCCAGCACCAGGTGGTTGTGACGGTGCGACAGGTCCGCACGCACCACGTACTGAATCCGACGCGGCGCCAGCAACTCCTCGATCCCCGCGTCCGTGCTCTCCATCGACGACGGCCGCAGCAGCGTCATCCGGCCCGACCACTCAGGCTCCGACCGCGTCTTGGGCCGTGCCCGCTCCGGACGCTTGCGCGCACGAGGCGGACGAACACTAAGCCCGAACAGCTTCCGAGACAGCTCCGCCGTCCCCGGCACGTTCGGCCGCGACTGCAAGTCCACCAAACCCGCCCAGATGTGTCGGCAGAACAGGCCGTTATCGAAGACCTCGCAGTCGCACTCGGCGATCGCCGCGCGGCCCTCAACCCGAAACGATACTTCGTGCTGCTGATCGCCATCCTTCACCACGAAACGGATCAGCTCGTCATCCAGCTCCGGCGCAAGACGCTCCACAGCGCCATCGCGCTGAAGCTCGCGACCACGAATCCGTTCCTCGCTCTGAAAGAAAGGCGACCACGACGTCACCAGTGACATATCAATCCTCACCCCAAGTACAGGACGCCGGGCAACGCATAAGGGGAACAAGCCTATCCGCCACAACCCCAACGGGCAATCCCACACGCCCGAAAGCACGCCAGACTATCCTGCAGCCGTGGAAAACCTCCTCACGATCGCGTCCGTGGCGGGCTGGATTATCAGCCTCGGATGGCTCCTGCGACGCCGCATCGTCGGCCCCGGCGCTCGCCTCGAACCACGACCCACCCCGATCGTCGCCATCGACGGACTCGTCGCCCTCCTCCTGACGATCGGCGGGCAGTTCATCGCCGCGGCCATCCTCGGCGCACTCGGCTGGACCCAAGACCCTTCCGAACGCCTCAGCGCCCTCTCGGTCATGATCCTCCAGGCGTCCGGCATGGGACTCGCCGCCACCTACGGACTGATCCTTGTTCTTCGCAGCGAGCCCCGCGCATCCGCATGGCTACCCGCATCCCTCGCGACCGTCGCGCTCCTCGGCTGTGTCGCCACCATCACCCTCGGGCAGGGCACCGTCGCTATCGTCGCCAACGCCGCCACACTCCTGGGCTACCCGCCCCCCTCCATCGCCCACGAGGCCCTCGCCCGCATGGTCAGCTTTGACGACCCCGTGGCCCTCGTCCTCCGGCTCATCTCCGCCATCATCCTCGCGCCCCTCTTCGAGGAAGCCGTCTTCCGAGGCATCATCCAGCGGTCACTCGTCGACGCCACCCGCGGCCGCGTCTGGGTCGCCATCACCCTCACCGCCACCCTCTTCGGGCTGATCCACGCCGACCAGGTCCACGCTCAGGGTCTCCCCGGGCTCATCGTCCTGGGCATCATCTTCGGCTGGCTCTACGCACGGACCGACCGCCTCTGGATCCCCATGCTCGCTCACACCGCCTTCAACGCCTACAACGTAGGATTGGCCTTCCTCCTCTTCGGCCCCACACCCGTCGAAGCAGGCTAAACGCACCAGGAGTCAACGATGCTCAGACCCATCGAATGGGTAGGCGACACCGACGGACACCTCCGCCTCCTCGACCAGACCCGCCTCCCAGCCACCACCGAGTACATCGACTGCACCGACGTCGACACCGTCTGGCACGCCATCAAACGACTCTCCGTCCGCGGCGCACCCGCCATCGGCATCTCCGCCGCCTACGGCTGCGTCATCGGCGCACGCAACAACCAACTCGACGAGGCCATCGCCCACCTGCGCACCTCACGGCCCACCGCCGTCAACCTCTTCTGGGCACTCGACCGCATCGCCGCACTCAAAACCACCGACCCCCAACGGATCCTCGACGAGGCCCACGCCATCGCCGACGAGGACGACGCCATGTGCCGCAGCATCGGCCGGCACGCCCTCGCACTCATCGACAGCCTCACCGCCAAGGCACCCGACCGCCCCCTGCGCCTCATCACCCACTGCAACGCTGGCAAGCTCGCCACAGGCGGCATCGGCACCGCCACCGCCGCCGCCTACCTCGCCAAAGAGCAAGGCCGCGACGTCACCGTGTACGCCGACGAAACACGACCCCTGCTCCAGGGCGCTCGCCTCACCGCCTTCGAACTCACCGACGCCGGCATCGACGTCCGGCTCATCTGCGACGGCGCCGCCAGCGAGGTCCTCCGCGCCGGCGCGGTCGACGCCGCCATCGTCGGGGCCGACCGCATCGCCGCCAATGGCGACACCGCCAACAAGGTCGGCACCTGCGGCCTCGCCTCTCTCGCCCGCCACCACGGCATCCCCTTCCTCGTCGCAGCACCCCACTCCACCTTCGACCTCAACACCGCCACCGGCAACGCCATCCCCATCGAGGAGCGCGCCGCCGAAGAGGTCACCGAAGGCTTCGGCACACGCACCGCACCGCCCGACGTCCGCGTCTTCAACCCCGCCTTCGACATCACCCCCGCCAACCTCATCACCGCCATCGTCACCGACCAGGGCGTCATCCGCCCCGTCAGTGAAGCCGCCGTCCGCGACCACCTCGCCGTCGACACGGAACCCGCACGATGACCCATCCGCCCCTGCCGCCGCTCGATCCCGACCTTGGCATCCAGCCGCTCCGACGCGGCAAGGTCCGCGACGTCTACCAGGTCCGCCTCAAAGACGGCCGACCCGCCATCATGCTCGTCGCCACCGACCGACTCTCCGCCTTCGACGTCGTCCTGCCCGACCCGATCCCCGGCCGGGGCATCATCCTCACCCAGATCACCAGATTCTGGCTCCACAAGATCGAGGCGGAGCTCAAGCACGCCCCCGATCACCACCTGCTCTCCACCGACCCCAGCGACGTCGACGGACTCACCCCCGACGCCGTCGAACAACTCAAGGGCCGCGTCACCCTCGGACGCCCCTGCCACACCATCCCCATCGAGTGCGTCGCACGAGGCTACCTCGCCGGCTCCGGCTGGAAGAGCTACCAGCACGACCGGACCGTCTGTGGCGTCACCCTCCCCGCCGGCCTCCAGCTCGGCGACCAACTCCCGCAACCCATCTTCACCCCCGCCACCAAGGCCGAATCCGGGCACGACGAGAACATCAGCTTCGATCAGGCCGCCAGCATCGTCGGCAGCGATCGCGCCGCATGGATGCGCGACACGACCCTCCGCATCTACGAGCACGCCCGCGACCACGCCGCCGACCGCGGACTCCTCCTCGCCGACACCAAATTCGAGTTCGGCATCCCCCTCGACGACCACGGCCAGCCCATCGACAACACCGCCCCGATCCTCATCGACGAGGTCGCCACACCCGACAGCTCCCGCTACTGGCCCGCCGACGGCCACCAACCCGGCCGCGAACCCGACAGCTTCGATAAACAGATCATCCGCAATGCCTTACAGGCTATCGTGGACCGTGGCGACTGGAACAAGACCCACCCCGGCCCCAGCCTGCCCGCCGAAATCCTCCAGCGGACCGCCGACCAGTACCGCGAGGTCTATCAGCGACTCACCGGCCAGCCCGCCCCCGCCTGAGCCGCCATACACAACCCGATTGTGACAACCGCCAGGAACGGGTAAGATTCAGGGTTCGAGCGTTTGGCCACCCGCCACGCGACTCGGGGTGTAGCGCAGTTTGGTAGCGCGCTTCGTTCGGGACGAAGAGGTCGAAGGTTCAAATCCTTTCACCCCGATTCTGCGACGCTTGCCGAGGCCATGCCTCGGCGAGCTATGCAGCATCGCCCTTCGTAGCCTTGCGTAGCGACAGCAACGCAAGGCGGAGTAGGGCCGGCCTACAGCAAACAACACAACCCGCGTCATCCCGGGACCCACGAAGACCTCAACAAGAGGCCCAAGGTTCACGCCAGGGGCGCTGCGAAGCACAATCAAACCTCGCGTGATGATCCGAACCCAACACAAAAAAGCCCCGCACGCCGAAGCGTGCAGGGCCTTGTGTGCATCACTCAGAATCAAGTGTGGCGATCACGCCGAGCGGCGACGAAGCACCGCCAGCGAGGCCAGGCCCAGCAGGCTCAGCGAAGCAGGCTCGGGAACGCCGGAACTCTGCATCATCACCGAGAAAACATCGGTGTTGTCGACGTAGTCGCCGTTCCAGTCCCAGCCCTGACCCTCGGTCCAGAAAGCATCGGCCGTCGGATCGTTGCCGTCGATCATCCCGTCAAACAGGTCGGCACCGGCACCCTTGGCCCACAGGGGAACCAAGGCGTTGGTGTGACCGCCCGAGACGTACTGCACGCCGGGCATCACGCCCACGCCGTTGTCGACAACGTTCTGCCACTCAGCGTTGACCTCGTCGTCAAGGTGGTTGCCCGTGTCCTTGTCGTCGATCACAGTGTTCGGGCCCCAGATGCCGCCGCACTCGTGGTCAGACGTGACGATCAGGAGCGTCTCGTCCCAGCTGCTGTTCGCCTCGACCCAGTCCATCACGGCCTGCACCGCGTTGTCGAAGTCGACCTGCTCACGCATCATCAGCTCGACGTTGTTGGCGTGATTCTGCCAGTCGATCGCGCCGCCCTCGACCATCATGGCGAAGCCATCTTCGTCCTGCTCCAGAACGTTGAGCGCACCCTTGGTCATCTGCTCAAGCGTGGGAACATCGCGACCGTTGAGCGTGTCGCCGGTGAAGATGCCCGCGACCTTGTCAGCGACCAGCGTGCCCGCCTCAAGCGCGGCCCAGGCAGCATCGGTGTCAACGACGGTGTAGCCACGATCGACAGCATCAGCCTTGAAGCCAGGCGTGCCGATGCCGTTGCCATGATCCTTGTAATCGATCGACCACGAGCCGTCGCCACGCTGATAAGCATCAACGTAAGCGTCGCCACCCATGATCACATCAAGATCGCTGTTGACCATGTCAAAGGCGATGTCATCCTTGTTGTAGCGGTAGAACGAGTGGGCATCGACAGCAGCAGGCGTGGCGTGGTTGAACTGCACGCTGGAGACCGAACCGGTCGCCTTGCCGGCTTCCGCCGCATACTCGTAGAAGGTCTTGAGCTCTTCGCCCTCGACGCTGTAGCTGACCGCACTGTTGTAGGTCTTGGTGCCGGTGTAGAGGGCGGTCGCAGCCGCCGCCGAGTCGGTGAAGTAGTTGTAGTCGCCGCTGCTCGAACCGCGGTGGTAGTTGAAATCACTCCACATCTTGTCCTGGTCGTAGCCCTGGGGCACGGCGGTCCAGTTCTTGTTCGCCGCGTCCGTGCCGTTGGCCTCACCGTTCGAGAGCAGGATGCGGCCCTCGTCGTTGTCGTAGACGTTGTTCATGAACGTCGTGCAACCATAGAAGTTGAACGAACCATCGTCGTAAGGGAGATCGCCCTGGTAGTAGCGAGCGGCTTCCCAGCCGTTGAACCCGATGCCGTCGCTGACCATCAGGATCACGTTCTTGGCCTGCGACGCTTCGACCTGCGCAGCACCCGCCAACAACAGCGCCGCAACACAGACCTTCGTAGAAAACTGAGACATCATGCTTCTCCTTTAATGAGAAATAGGGGTGAACAGACACGCATAAAACGGGAGCAAACCGATAGCGCGAGCGACTAAGCCAATCGCCTGAACAAACAGACACGACGCCGCGTCCGTATCGGGTTCTGTGGATCCCGGCCCGCTCGCGCAGGTCTCATCCAACGGTGATGCGTGAAAAGATAAGAAGGTCGTATTAGCGACAGATTACGATTCGGAAAATCTCCGGTGAATCCGCACCGTAAATGTCAGAAATGAAATTGATTTATACAAGGCAGAATGCTTGCTACTCAGAAACCCCTAGGGGTTACTCCTCGTCTCGCCTATTGATGCGCACGCCATACTGACGTATGACGCAACGCCCCCAAGCTCACGAGCCGCGCTCACCAACCTCCCCCGGCGTCAATCCGCACGCGTGACCGCATCGGGCATCCGCGACAAGGCCTCGGTCACCGCCTGCGTGATCCGGTCGCCGCGAAGACCCTTCACAAGCACCCTGCCGTCCGGGCCAATCAACCAGATGGAAGGAATGCCGCGCACGCCATAATCCTCCGGCAGGGTCGCAGCATTCCACGCACCCAGGAATCCCTGATGCCACCCCAGCGACTGCTTCTGAGCATACGCCGCCGGTGCCTTCGGCTGATCATCAAGCGACAGCCCGATCATCGTAAAGTTCGGGTCGCTCCCGTGTCGCTCCCAGACCGCCTTGAGATTCGGCGTCTCATCCAGACACGGGCCGCACCACGTCGCCCAGAAATCAATCAGCACGACCTTCCCGCGATGATCCGAGAGCGTAAACGACGCCTCACCCGCCAGCGGGTCCTCCGCCTCCGGATCCATCAGCGGCACCGTGAAATCGTGCGCGACATCACCCTCCTGCAGTGAGGGCTGAATCAGATCAACACGCATGAGACCCAGCTCCAGCGGCTCCGGCACATACGTCACACCCTCATTAAACGCCGGGACCGTCACACGCTGCGTGAACTTCGCCGTCGGCTCGCCGAAACCACACACATCGCCCTCCGGCGGCTCATGAGCCTTGAATTCAAGCTCGTACGTACCCGACTCGACGTTATGAATCACAAAGCTCCCGTCAGACTCCACCCTGAACACGTGATGCCTCGACGCCGAGCGCATCTCCATCTGGAGCTCACGAGTCCGCTCCTGCAGTGCAGTCCCCTCCTCCGTGGCGAAGAACGCCGACCGCTCCTCCTGTGTCCAGTCTTCATAACCCTCAGGCATCATCTCAGAAATCACCGCCTTCATAGGCTCCGGGTCAACCCACGTCGACAAACGCGCCTGAACACTGGCAAACGGCGCCCGCGGCACCGAATCCCCCGGCCAGACAAAGGTGCCCCGCAGATTCCTTCCAGAGCCGCCAATCAGCACCTCGATCGTCTCGCCCGGTTCCGGTTCGAAATTCTGGTTCAGCGTCGATGTCCAGGCGTTGTCAGACAGCGTCACCCGACGCCCAACTTGAATCGACGCCGGCGGAACACGATCGGCCAGGAAGTACCCCGCCTCATCGGCTTTCACCTTGTACTGATGCTGCGGCCCCGGGTCCTGCGCAACGTTCGGCACCATCGGCGGCTGAACCACACTGATCATCACACTCTCACCATCCCGAGGCGAATCACCTACGAGAACACGACCCTTCACTCGCGCCCACGGACGCAGCCGCAACACCTCCCCCACCTCCGGCAAGTCCTCCGCGAGCACGTGCAGGTACCCCGCTTCCTCAGCGACGACCAGGGCAAACGGCTGAGCCTGCGGCGGGAAACTAAACCAACCCGCGTCATCCGTCTCAGCGTAGGGACGCTCGCTGTGACTCACCCGACCGTTCCTCAAATAAGGCTGGTAAGGCATCGTTGTCAGGTAAACACGCATGCCCGCTTCCGCGACGCCCTGAGCATCTGCCAACCTGTACCGGACGTCAGGCGCCGGCGACAACGCGAACGCAAGCGACACTCGGCCATGCTTCTCCTCGATCGCCCGGGAGATCACACCCCCATACCCAGGCGACTCGATCATCACAAAGCGAAACGGGTAGGGATAGCCGAATACCAGCTCCGCCTCGCCCCGCTCGTCATCAACGTCCGTGACCGAATGGTGTTCCCAATGAATCGACTGTGCAGGGTGATCCTGAAACTTCAGCCCGGGAATCGCCCGATACGTCCGCACCGGCTCGCCCGTCTCCGCATCCGTGACCCGCACCTCGATCGTCAGCGGCGCCTTGAACACCACCCTGTGAGGGGGGCCCTCGGGGTTCGGCGAAAGACGCAGCCCTCGCACGTCTCCAACATCCTCCGCAAAGAAGTCAAAGGCCACTTCATCATGCGGCCCGTAATAGACCGCCACCCCGTCCTCGCCCGTCTCCAGACGCTCCGGAATCGTTCTGAATCCCCGCCACTCATCCGGGGAGATGTAGGCCCTGATCGGTTCGCCCTCCTCGTTCACCGTCTGTATCCGAAACACCGCCGCCGGCTTGAGCGTGAAATCCAGAGGTTCAGCACCCGGCTCCACCCCTACCTGAACCAGCTCCGGCGCATGACCCTCCGACGAGACTGTAAAGACCGTCAACCCCTCGGGCAGATTGTCAAAGCGATAACGGCCCGAATCATCCGTCACCGTCGAAGGCGGGCTGTTGCTAGCAAAGCGATCCGAACCGGTCGCCACCAGCGCACCACCAATGGGCCTCCCCGCCTCGTCACGCACCACACCGGCCTGAGCAACACCACGCTTGAGAACAGAGACAGCCGTCCCATCCAGAAGCTGCTCCAGCGTCGCCGCACCGCTGTACTGACCACCCCACTGATCCACGAGATAGCGACCGTCCTTCCACGCGATCAACACCTTCTCCTCGCCCAGCACTGGCAACGGCTCGCTCTGCCAATGACCCGATGCGTCCGACAACACACGCTTGCTCATCTGGAATCGCGGCCACCCCACCCGCCGATCCGTACTCGCATCAACATGCAACCACACCTCCCCCATAGCCCCCGCCACCGGCATCCCGGACTCGTCCTCCACACGCCCCGACAAACGCTGCACACGCAACAAACGCGCGGTCAAAACCCGGTCGTCGCCCACCTCGCGCAGATCCCTGAAGATGACCGACGCACGCCCCTCCCGCTCAAGCTCCACCATCGAACGCGTGGCGACCAACTCAGAACGAGCCGGATAAACAACCGCCATACCCTCCGCATCCGTGGTCGCAGTAACCGCGTAATCCTTCAGATGACCGTCCAGCACCACCCGCGCCCCCGCGACAGGCCGCCCTTTTTCATCCACCGCCTTCACACGCACGGGCCTGGACTCAACCTCCTGACGCTCGCCCTCCCCGAACGGACCGTCCGCCAGAAAACGCAGATCAAAAACCTCAAAGTCGCTAGGCGTCTCTGCATCACCATCCGCATGGATACGCAGATCCAGATAGACCAACGCCTCGGCCGACGCGTCATGCCGCTCAAGAATCTCGCGTAGATCGACACGAACCGTCTGCCTACGACCATCACTGACAATGTCCTTGTACGACACCGTGGTCATGTTGTCCGGCTGACCACCCCAAAAGGCCAGCAAGGGCAACTCGGGCCGACGCATATCCAGTCCCCGCGCCCGATAGGTCATCGACAAGACGGGTGTCCGCTCGGGATCGATCATCAGCAGACCCGCAAAGTTACGCGTCACGGCGTGCGCCGGCTGATGCACCGTAATCCGGTAACTCTCCGCCAGCGTCTCCACCTCGTACTGATCGGTCTCCGGCTCGCCACCCGTGCCATACGTCCACGGGCTGGTGACGTCCAGCACCAGATCCTGACCCGTAACAGCGACCGCCGTCCACACCAGAACCAAAAAGCCCGCCAGAACCGCCCTCAGAAAAACACGCATGACTTACCCCTTTACAAGGAATCTCGACATCCATCACGACCATCAAGGAATGTCACCTTGAGCATAACCAGACTCGATCATGGTTCCAAGGGAAATCCCTCACCGAATCACACGCCGCAACCTCAACGCCTTCATCCGCGACGACAGCGTGCTCGGCCGCATCCCCAGCAGCGCAGCAGCACCACCCGCACCCGACACGCGACCGCCCGATACCTCCAGCGCGCGCACGATATTCTCACGCTCGCGCTCACGCATCTCCGCCGCAGTCAGCACCCGCTCCGGCTCCGACTCCTCCGCCGCCTCCGTTGCACGCTCGTCCGCTGCCGGCAACGCAACAACGAGCGACCGCCCCGTCGACGTGATCACCCCGCGCTCGATCACGTTCTGCAACTCACGCACATTCCCCGGCCAGCCATACCGAAGCAGCTCCTCCACCGTCGCCTTGGTCAGACGCAGCATCGGACGGTTCAGCCGCTGACAGGTCGCCTCCAGGAAACAATGCGCCAACTCCGGGATGTCCTCCCGACGCTGACGAAGCGGAGCCACCTCGATCGGAAACACATTCAACCGGTAATAAAGATCCTCCCGAAAACGGCCCGCGTCCACCTCCGCACGCAGGTCCCGATTGGTCGCAGCCACCACCCGCACATCACTCTCACGCGTCCGCGCCTCGCCCACCCGCTCGAACGTCCCCTCCTGCAACACCCGCAGCAGCTTGCTCTGCAACTCGATCGGGATCTCCCCGACCTCGTCCAGAAACAGGGTCCCCCCGTCCGCCGCCTCGAACCGTCCCGCACGATCCCGCACCGCGCCGCTGAAAGCCCCCTCCACGTGCCCGAAGAACTCGCTCTCATACAGATCACGCGGGATCGCGGCACAGTTCACCTTGATCATCGGGCCGTCACGACGACCGCTCCGCCGATGGATCTCACGCGCGACTAACTCCTTGCCCGTCCCCGACTCTCCCGTGATCAACACACTCGCGCCCGTGTCCGCCACCACCTCGATCTGACGCGTCGTGTTCCGCAGCGCCGCGCTCGACCCCACCATCTCCCCGAACGCCCCCTCGCTCGCCACCTCCTCACGCAGGTACGCGTTCTCGATCTCCAGGCGCCGCTTGAGACGATCAATCTCCGCGAACGCACGCGCGTTCACGATCGCCGCCGCCACGTGGTCCGCCAGCATCCGGTACCAGATCAACTCATCGACCTCGACCACGCTGCGCATGAACACCGCGAACACCCCGATCACCTCGCCCCGGAACACCAGCGGCTGCGCCGCCAGCCCGCGGATCGACTCTCGCTCCGCCCACGCCGGGTCCGCAACCCACTTCATCTCCTGGCTCGTGTCCCACACCACCACCGCGTCGCCCGTCGCCGCGACATGCCCGATCTTCCGAACGCCCAGCGGAAAACGCATGAACCGACCATCCAGACGATCCCACACGTCCGACCGGTCCACCTCCGAACGCCCAGCACTCGCCACCAGGTGCAGGCAACGCGACTGATCCGGGCACTCCTCACGCAGCCGGCACGTCGCACACACATCACCCCGGTCAATCAGCCACACACGGCACAACGCCACGTGCTCCATCGCCGCCACACGCCGAACGATCAGCGACAGCAGACCCTCCAGCGAACGCTCCGCCGCCACGTCCAGCAGCAACGCCTTCAACTCCGGCGAATTCTCAGGGGCACGACGCGTCGGCATCCCACAAGCTTACGAGATTTCGTAATTAACATCTATTGTTTTCGTTATTTAACGATTTTTCGCGATTACTGATCCAGGCATTGAATATCGTATATATCTGTATTAATTGATTTTATAAATACCTATTCTTCTGGCACGCCGCGTGCATAACGGTTCCTTCGACAGGCCAGATTGTCCGGCCTGAATCACACCCCACCAAGGAGCCACAACATGGCACGCATCACCCCCGTTCAAGTCGCGCAGGCACAAGGCAACACGAAGCAACTCCTCGAAGGCGTCCAGAAAGGCCTCGGCATGGTCCCCAACATGATGAAGACCATGGCCCAGTCATCCGCCGCACTCGGCGCCTACCTCAACTTCAGCCAGGCCCTCGCCACCGCACTCAACCCCAGGCTGCGCGAGCAGATCGCGCTCGCCGTCGCCGGCATCAACAACTGCAGCTACTGCGCCTCCGCCCACACCGCGCTCGGTTCCAAAGCAGGCGTCGACAACACCGAACTCGCCGCCAACCTCCAGGGCCGGTCCGAAGACCCCAAAACCCAGGCCGCACTCCGCTTCGCACGCGCCATCGTCATCAAGCAGGGATGGGTCAGCGACGACGAACTCGCCGACATCCGCGAGGCCGGCTACGCCGATCAGCAGATCGTCGAGATCGTCGCCGTCGTCGCACTCAACCTCTTCACCAACTACTTCAACCACGTCGCCGACACCGAGATCGACTTCCCCGTCGTCGAGACCGCCGACGCAGCAGCCTGATACACGGCAGTCGCAGGCCACGCAGGACAACCTCAGCAGAACCACACAAGCAACAAGCAGGAGAAACGGGACATGATCGAAGCACCACCCCTACCCAACACCTCCACCTCATCACCGCAAGACGAACTCGATCACCACACGCCCCGCATCCCGCAGCAGCAACGCAAAGCGTTCCCGCTGATCGACCTGATCGCCCGCGAACTCCAGGAAGCCGACGGACTCGACCCCACCGCCGCACTCTTCGAGGCCATACGCATCCTCGAAGAAGCCTCCGCCTCGGTCTGACCCGAACCACACGCAAGGAGACCGCACGATGAAACGCATCAGAACAACATCACGCATCCTGATCGGATCAGGACTCACCCTCACCGCGCTCGCCGCCGCCCTGCTCACCAGCGGCAGCCCCGACGCCACCGCACAGCCGCACCAGCACGGCATGACCAGCCCCGTCCGCGCAACGACGTCAGCACACCCCCTTGGCAAACCCGAAGCCGACCTCCCCAAACCCGACGTCAAGCTGCAGCCCGGACGCGTTGCCCTCGTTGTCACCGATCCCCAGAACGACTTCCTCAGCCCCGAGGGTGTCACCTGGGGCGTCGTCGGCGAAAGCGTCACCGAGAACAACACCGTCCAGAACATCGACGACCTCTTCACCGCCGCTCACGCCAACAACGTCCCCGTCTTCGTCAGCCCCCACTACTACTACGAACACGACCACACCTGGAAGTTCGAAGGCGCCCTCGAAACCCTCATGCACAACATCGGCATGTTTGACCGACCCAACGCCCTCGACCTCACCGGGTTCGAAGGCTCCGGCGCCGACTGGCTCGAACAATACAAGCCGCACATCAACCACGAGAACACCACGGTCGTCAGCCCGCACAAGGTCTACGGCCCCGAAACCAACGACCTCGTCCTCCAGCTCCGCAAGCAGGGCATCGACCAGGTCATCCTCGCCGGCATGTCCGCCAACCTCTGCACCGAAGCCCACATGCGCGAGCTCATCGAACAGGGCTTCGAGGTCATCATCGCCGCCGACGCCACCGCCGCCGCCAAGATCCCCCACTACGACGGCTACGAGGCCGCCTACGTCAACTACCGATTCATCGCCAACGCCGTCTGGTCCACCGACCAGACCGTCGACGCCATCCGCAACCTCCCCCAGTCACACTGAATCCGTCACCAGCCAACACCACCAAGGAGATCCACCATGAAACGCTTCAAGACACGCACCGCCCCGCTCTTCATCGTCATCCTCGGCCTCTTCGCCGCAGGCACCATCGTCACCGTCAACGCCTGGGCGCAGCAGTCCGCCACGCCCAACACCTCCCGAGCCTACCTCCACAGCTACAACCTCCCAAGCTCAGGCGTCGCCCTCGAAGGCTACTGCCCCGTCAGCTACTTCGCCGTCAACAAAGCCGTCATGGGCAAGCCCGAATACGCCTCGACCTACCAGGGCGTTACCTACCACTTCGCCGTCCCCGAAGGCAAGACCGCCTTCGACCGAAACCCCGAAAAATACCTGCCCGCCTATGGCGGATGGTGCGCCTTCGGCATGGCCATCGAAGATAAGTTCCCCGTCGACCCCACCGCTTTCAAGATCGTCAACGGCCGACTCATGCTCTTCCTCCGCAACCAGAACCTCGACGCCCGCGAACTCTGGAACAGCTACGACCAGAACACCCAGGTCAACAAAGCCGACGCACACTGGAAGAACGTCAGCGGCTGAC
Coding sequences within:
- a CDS encoding isochorismatase family protein — encoded protein: MKRIRTTSRILIGSGLTLTALAAALLTSGSPDATAQPHQHGMTSPVRATTSAHPLGKPEADLPKPDVKLQPGRVALVVTDPQNDFLSPEGVTWGVVGESVTENNTVQNIDDLFTAAHANNVPVFVSPHYYYEHDHTWKFEGALETLMHNIGMFDRPNALDLTGFEGSGADWLEQYKPHINHENTTVVSPHKVYGPETNDLVLQLRKQGIDQVILAGMSANLCTEAHMRELIEQGFEVIIAADATAAAKIPHYDGYEAAYVNYRFIANAVWSTDQTVDAIRNLPQSH
- a CDS encoding YHS domain-containing (seleno)protein gives rise to the protein MKRFKTRTAPLFIVILGLFAAGTIVTVNAWAQQSATPNTSRAYLHSYNLPSSGVALEGYCPVSYFAVNKAVMGKPEYASTYQGVTYHFAVPEGKTAFDRNPEKYLPAYGGWCAFGMAIEDKFPVDPTAFKIVNGRLMLFLRNQNLDARELWNSYDQNTQVNKADAHWKNVSG